Proteins from a genomic interval of Nostoc sp. TCL240-02:
- a CDS encoding ribonuclease J has protein sequence MAKNEANNSALKIIPLGGLHEIGKNTCLFEYDDEIILLDAGLAFPTEAMHGVNIVLPDTTYLRENRHKIKGMIVTHGHEDHIGGIAFHLKQFDIPVIYGPRLAMAMLEGKLEEAGVRDRTEIRTVLPRDVVRIGKNFLVEYIRNTHSIADSFTVAIHTPLGVVIHTGDFKIDHTPVDGEKFDLQRLAEHGEKGVLCLLSDSTNAEIPGFTPSERSVYPNLERVFSQATGRLFVTTFASSVHRINMILDIAKKQNRVVTIVGRSMLNLIAHARNLGYIKCEDNLLQPLHAVRNLPDERVLILTTGSQGESMAAMTRIANKEHPHIKIRQGDTVVFSANPIPGNTIAVVNTIDKLMIQGAKVVYGRDKGIHVSGHGCQEEQKLMIALTRPRFFVPFHGEHRMLVKHAETAQSMGIPAENMIIIQNGDIVELTEDAIRVAGKVPSGIELVDTTSSGMVSAKVLQERQRMASEGIITIAAAIDWNGKLLAKPETHLRGVVTTVERALLQTWVKQRIEEILTVRWTEFAPEQGEAADIDWGGLQGTLERELQRSIRRELQCQPSVTLLMQIPDEPPVKVADGRRRRTRTAAQVAS, from the coding sequence ATGGCTAAAAACGAAGCTAATAATTCCGCCTTGAAAATTATTCCTTTGGGCGGTTTGCACGAAATTGGGAAAAATACCTGTCTTTTTGAGTATGACGATGAAATCATCCTGTTAGATGCAGGATTGGCTTTCCCCACAGAGGCAATGCATGGAGTAAATATTGTTTTGCCAGATACGACCTATCTACGGGAAAATCGCCACAAAATTAAGGGGATGATCGTTACTCACGGTCATGAAGACCATATCGGTGGGATTGCTTTCCATCTCAAGCAGTTTGATATCCCCGTGATTTATGGGCCTAGGCTAGCAATGGCGATGCTAGAGGGTAAATTGGAAGAAGCAGGAGTCCGCGATCGCACCGAAATCAGAACAGTTTTACCACGTGATGTAGTGCGGATTGGCAAAAACTTTTTAGTGGAATATATCCGTAACACCCACTCCATTGCTGATAGTTTCACTGTTGCCATTCATACTCCCCTTGGTGTAGTCATTCACACAGGGGATTTCAAAATTGACCATACCCCAGTAGATGGTGAAAAGTTTGATTTGCAACGATTAGCAGAACATGGTGAAAAAGGCGTTCTTTGCCTGCTAAGTGATTCCACTAACGCTGAGATACCAGGATTTACACCTTCAGAACGTTCGGTTTATCCAAACCTGGAGAGAGTATTTAGTCAAGCGACTGGGCGATTATTTGTCACAACCTTTGCTTCTAGCGTGCATCGCATCAATATGATTTTGGATATCGCCAAGAAGCAAAATCGCGTAGTGACGATTGTGGGGCGTTCCATGCTGAACTTGATTGCTCATGCCCGTAATCTAGGTTACATCAAGTGTGAAGATAATCTGCTGCAACCATTACACGCAGTCCGAAATCTGCCTGATGAAAGAGTACTAATTTTAACTACAGGTTCTCAGGGTGAGTCGATGGCAGCAATGACTCGCATTGCTAATAAAGAACATCCTCATATTAAAATCCGCCAAGGAGATACAGTAGTATTCTCTGCTAACCCCATTCCCGGAAATACGATCGCTGTAGTCAACACCATTGATAAATTAATGATTCAGGGTGCAAAAGTGGTCTATGGACGGGATAAAGGGATTCACGTCTCCGGTCACGGCTGTCAGGAAGAGCAAAAGCTGATGATTGCCTTAACTCGACCCAGGTTCTTTGTCCCATTTCACGGCGAACATCGGATGCTAGTGAAGCACGCAGAAACTGCTCAGAGTATGGGCATTCCCGCAGAAAACATGATCATTATTCAGAATGGTGATATTGTCGAACTGACAGAAGATGCTATTCGCGTCGCTGGGAAAGTGCCATCTGGTATCGAATTGGTGGATACTACTAGTTCAGGTATGGTAAGTGCGAAAGTGCTGCAAGAACGCCAACGCATGGCTTCAGAAGGCATTATCACGATCGCAGCTGCCATTGATTGGAATGGTAAACTGTTGGCGAAACCAGAAACTCACCTGCGGGGTGTAGTTACAACTGTAGAGCGAGCGCTCCTACAAACTTGGGTAAAACAACGCATTGAAGAAATCCTCACTGTGCGCTGGACAGAATTTGCTCCTGAGCAAGGTGAAGCAGCAGATATAGACTGGGGTGGATTGCAAGGTACTTTAGAACGAGAATTGCAACGTTCAATCCGTCGGGAATTGCAATGTCAACCATCTGTGACTTTGTTGATGCAAATCCCTGATGAGCCACCTGTAAAAGTTGCTGATGGGAGAAGAAGGCGGACTCGGACTGCTGCTCAGGTAGCATCATAG
- the dapA gene encoding 4-hydroxy-tetrahydrodipicolinate synthase, whose amino-acid sequence MGDFGNVLTAMITPFKADGSVDYGVAAELAVHLANNGTDTLVMCGTTGESPTLSWDEEYQLFVEVLQSVAGKAKVIAGCGSNSTKEAIAATQKASKIGVHGSLQVVPYYNKPPQAGLEAHFQAIAQACPDLPLLLYNVPGRTGQNLQPETVARLAEVSNIVGIKESTGSIDQASEIRRLTPKEFHIYSGDDYMTLPLLAIGAKGVVSVASHLVGNQLQQMIQAFSAGKIEVASDIHLQLFPLFKALFLTSNPIPVKKALKLQGWEVGSTRPPLCEADLEVSQKLEAVLKELSLI is encoded by the coding sequence GTGGGAGATTTTGGTAATGTTTTAACCGCTATGATTACACCGTTTAAAGCAGACGGTAGTGTAGATTATGGTGTAGCGGCAGAACTGGCAGTGCATCTAGCTAACAACGGTACAGATACATTGGTGATGTGCGGGACAACAGGAGAATCCCCTACTTTGAGTTGGGATGAGGAATACCAGTTGTTTGTCGAGGTATTACAGTCCGTGGCCGGAAAAGCCAAGGTGATCGCAGGTTGTGGTTCAAATTCCACCAAAGAAGCGATCGCTGCCACCCAAAAAGCGTCTAAGATAGGAGTACATGGTTCGTTACAAGTTGTTCCTTATTACAATAAACCGCCGCAAGCGGGATTGGAAGCGCACTTTCAGGCAATAGCACAAGCCTGTCCCGACTTACCATTGTTGTTATACAATGTCCCAGGTCGTACCGGACAAAACCTTCAGCCAGAAACAGTTGCCCGGTTAGCTGAGGTTAGCAATATTGTCGGGATTAAAGAATCGACTGGTAGCATAGACCAGGCAAGCGAAATCCGTCGCTTGACACCAAAAGAATTCCACATCTATTCTGGTGATGATTACATGACTTTGCCCTTGTTAGCGATCGGGGCAAAGGGTGTGGTAAGTGTGGCTTCTCATCTGGTAGGAAACCAACTACAGCAGATGATCCAAGCTTTTAGTGCGGGAAAAATTGAGGTAGCAAGCGACATTCATCTCCAACTCTTCCCGTTGTTTAAAGCTTTATTTCTCACTTCAAATCCCATTCCAGTGAAAAAAGCGCTGAAACTCCAAGGTTGGGAGGTTGGTTCAACTCGTCCACCGCTATGTGAAGCTGATTTAGAAGTAAGTCAAAAGTTAGAAGCGGTTCTAAAAGAACTTAGTTTAATCTAG
- a CDS encoding aspartate-semialdehyde dehydrogenase has product MSKSYRLAILGATGAVGTELLELLESRNFPIADLKLLASERSAGRSLRFKGENIPVEPVSDRAFENVDIVLASAGGSTSKAWAAVAVAKGAVVIDNSSAFRMNPEVPLIVPEVNPQAAANHQGIIANPNCTTILMTVAIWPLHKVKPVQRIVASTYQSASGAGARAMAEVKAQTSAILQGQPPVAEVLPYPLAFNLFPHNSPLNDLGYCEEEMKMVNETRKIFGTQQIRITATCIRVPVLRAHSEAINLEFETPFSAEEAREILNSSPGVKLVEDWETNHFPMPIEATGRDEVLVGRIRQDISHPCGLELWLCGDQIRKGAALNAIQIAELLVEKNLLKPLAISY; this is encoded by the coding sequence TTGTCGAAATCCTATCGTTTAGCTATTTTGGGAGCCACTGGTGCAGTTGGCACAGAGTTGCTGGAATTATTAGAAAGCCGTAATTTTCCGATTGCTGACTTGAAGTTATTGGCATCAGAGCGCAGTGCTGGGCGATCGCTACGGTTTAAAGGGGAAAATATCCCAGTAGAGCCAGTGAGCGATCGCGCCTTTGAAAATGTCGATATAGTACTAGCTAGTGCGGGTGGTTCCACATCTAAGGCTTGGGCAGCAGTTGCCGTGGCAAAGGGTGCAGTGGTAATTGACAACTCCAGTGCCTTTCGGATGAACCCAGAAGTTCCCTTAATAGTGCCAGAAGTGAATCCACAAGCCGCAGCTAATCACCAGGGCATTATTGCTAACCCTAACTGCACAACGATTTTGATGACTGTGGCAATATGGCCATTGCACAAAGTTAAACCAGTGCAACGTATCGTGGCTTCAACCTACCAATCTGCTAGTGGGGCAGGGGCTAGGGCAATGGCAGAAGTCAAAGCCCAAACAAGCGCTATACTACAAGGACAGCCGCCAGTTGCTGAGGTATTGCCTTACCCATTGGCATTTAATTTATTTCCCCACAACTCACCATTAAATGATTTGGGTTATTGTGAGGAAGAGATGAAAATGGTCAACGAAACCCGAAAAATATTTGGCACGCAGCAAATCAGAATCACTGCGACCTGTATACGGGTTCCCGTACTCCGCGCCCATTCAGAAGCCATTAATTTAGAATTTGAGACTCCCTTTAGTGCCGAGGAAGCCAGAGAAATTTTAAATTCCTCCCCTGGAGTGAAATTGGTAGAAGATTGGGAAACTAATCATTTTCCGATGCCAATTGAAGCAACAGGTAGAGATGAAGTTTTAGTGGGAAGAATCCGTCAGGACATTTCTCATCCTTGTGGCTTGGAATTATGGTTGTGCGGCGACCAAATCCGCAAAGGCGCAGCATTGAATGCAATACAAATCGCCGAGTTACTGGTAGAAAAAAATCTACTCAAACCATTAGCTATTAGTTATTAG